From one Anguilla rostrata isolate EN2019 chromosome 12, ASM1855537v3, whole genome shotgun sequence genomic stretch:
- the jam3a gene encoding junctional adhesion molecule 3B → MAIAGLHTLFILISTQCCITTFAVILKSLDKSPWASEFESIELSCLIESISTKNPRIEWKKIKDGEPSYVYFEKQIIGDLENRARIIEPATLVINNATRSDTAQYRCEVTAANDQKSFDEILINLVVRVKPVVPRCSVPQSVPVGKTAELSCVEEEGFPKPQYLWFRNDEEVPEDPKSNPKFLNSSYTLDPNTGTLTFSAVRKEDEGEYYCRAKNDAGHSDCGPQTMEVYDINVLAIVGGALAVGFVLLCVIAGVCCAYKRGYFPSKKETGSDFRAPERGDGVDYVRTDEEGDFRHKSSFVI, encoded by the exons GCTGCATAACAACATTTGCAGTGATTCTAAAAAGTCTGGACAAGTCCCCGTGGGCCAGTGAATTTGAAT CCATTGAATTGTCCTGTTTGATAGAGTCAATCTCTACAAAAAATCCTAGAATTGAGTGGAAAAAGATAAAGGACGGGGAACCGAGTTATGTTTACTTTGAGAAACAGATCATAG GGGATCTGGAAAACAGGGCAAGGATAATCGAGCCGGCGACTCTGGTGATTAACAACGCGACGCGGTCAGACACTGCCCAGTACCGCTGTGAGGTCACCGCCGCCAACGACCAGAAATCTTTCGATGAGATTTTAATCAACCTCGTCGTAAGAG TGAAGCCCGTGGTGCCGCGGTGCAGCGTTCCGCAGTCGGTGCCCGTGGGGAAGACGGCCGAGCTGAGCtgcgtggaggaggagggcttCCCCAAGCCCCAGTACCTGTGGTTCCGCAACGACGAGGAAGTTCCAGAGGACCCCAAGAGCAACCCCAAATTCCTCAACTCTTCCTACACTCTGGACCCCAACACTGGGACCCTG ACGTTCAGCGCCGTGCGGAAGGAGGACGAGGGGGAGTACTACTGCCGGGCCAAGAACGACGCGGGACACTCGGACTGTGGCCCCCAGACGATGGAAGTCT atGACATAAATGTGCTGGCGATCGTGGGCGGGGCGCTGGCGGTGGGGTTCGTGCTCCTGTGCGTTATAGCGGGGGTCTGCTGCGCCTACAAGCGAGGCTACTTCCCCAGCAAAAAGGAGACAGGAAGCGA tttcagaGCACCAGAAAGAGGAGATGGTGTGGACTATGTCAGAACAGATGAGGAG GGGGATTTCCGGCACAAATCCTCATTTGTCATTTGA
- the vps26b gene encoding vacuolar protein sorting-associated protein 26B: MSFFSFGQSAEIDVVLNDAETRKKVEHKTEDGKKDKYFLFYDGETVSGKVNVTLKSPGKRLEHQGIKVEFIGQIELYYDRGNHHEFVSLVKDLARPGELTQSQTFDFEFTHVEKPYESYTGQNVKLRYFLRATISRRMNDISKETDIVVHTLSTYPELNSSIKMEVGIEDCLHIEFEYNKSKYHLKDVIVGKIYFLLVRIKIKHMEIGIIKRETTGTGPNVYHENDTIAKYEIMDGAPVRGESIPIRLFLAGYEMTPTMRDINKKFSVRYYLNLVLIDEEERRYFKQQEITLWRKGDVVRKSMSHQASIASQRFEGQPSAEKPPAQAKGDSN, from the exons ATGAGCTTCTTTAGTTTTGGTCAGAGTGCGGAAATTGATGTGGTTCTGAATGATGCTGAAACGCGGAAGAAAGTGGAACACAAGACAGAGGATGGGAAGAAGGacaaatattttctgttctaTGATGGTGAGACGGTGTCCGGAAAAGTCAATGTAACACTGAAGAGTCCGGGGAAAAGACTTGAGCATCAAGGCATCAAGGTCGAATTCATTGGACAGATCG AACTGTACTATGACAGAGGGAACCACCACGAGTTTGTGTCCCTGGTGAAGGACCTGGCCCGGCCCGGTGAACTCACGCAGTCGCAGACGTTTGACTTTGAGTTCACGCACGTGGAAAAACCCTACGAGTCTTACACAGGGCAGAATGTCAAACTGCG GTATTTTTTACGGGCAACAATCAGCAGGAGGATGAATGACATCAGCAAAGAGACGGACATTGTtgtgcacacgctcagtacATACCCTGAGCTCAACTCCTCCATTAAGATGGAAGTGGGGATCGAAGACTGTCTTCACATTGAGTTTGAATACAACAAATCCAA GTATCACCTGAAGGACGTCATAGTTGGGAAGATCTACTTCCTGTTGGTGCGGATTAAGATAAAGCACATGGAGATCGGCATCATCAAGCGGGAAACGACAGGCACGGGTCCCAACGTTTACCACGAAAACGACACCATTGCCAAATACGAGATTATGGATGGAGCGCCAGTGAGAG GAGAATCGATCCCAATCCGGCTGTTCCTGGCGGGTTACGAGATGACCCCGACCATGAGGGACATCAATAAGAAGTTCTCAGTGCGCTACTACCTCAACCTGGTGCTGATCGACGAGGAGGAGAGACGCTACTTCAAACAGCAG GAGATCACGCTATGGCGGAAAGGGGATGTTGTGAGGAAGAGCATGTCCCACCAGGCTAGCATAGCGTCGCAGCGCTTCGAGGGCCAGCCCAGCGCTGAGAAGCCACCGGCCCAGGCCAAAGGGGACAGCAATTAA